The sequence AGAGCAAGGAtgatttttcattcataaaCTTTTCACTCTGTGGCTAATTAGTGGCTATTATGGCAATTTTTGAAACTCTGAATGCCTAGGCAATTGCAGATGTTCTGACATTTGTAGTTCTTAATAATCAGAGGACTCACTTTCCACAGAAATGGTGTCATTAGTTACTTGAGACCCACTGCCTGGATGGCCCAGTTCGTCTTTCTgtcattaaattaaaaaatagaagctCTTTGCTTGCAGAAGGGGGAGACAAGGTGGTTGAACAGCTCACAATACACCCAGTACTTCAAAAAGGGGCAATTCCATGGAGGATTGTGTAGTTCTAACAAATACTGGCAGATACTACCCCTCAATTACTTAAGTTCATATCTCACATTCAGTTTTGTGGCATCACTAACCGTAACCTTGGGGTTTTTCCCACCTCTCAACCAAAAGCTCAGGGTGTGGCCGACAACATTCCTGTAATATAAGGAATGAAATCACGTGAATTTTAATGCAGAGGTTTAACGTGTTCTATTAATTATATGTTTCTATGCTGCTGTTCTTCTGTTGCTTCAAAATGCTTCCTTGTACTGTGCCACTAAGCAGCTAGTGCATTTCCATGGGTGGCGTTTCTGACTTGACAAAATGTACTGGCAATATGTACTTTCTCAAAAGACGACAACTTCCCCTTCTTGAAGGTCCTGGTATTTGGGTGGACTAACAGTATATAATTAAGTACAGGAAAACCAACAGGCGGGCTGGGAGGAGTGCTGCCAACGTTGTCAGCGCCTGATTATGTTTGTGGGCAATGTTCTGAGAGTGTGCACTATGGCCACGTAAGCACTTGGGTATTTGTTGGAAGCTGTCCGCTTGCTTTGCATGATGTCTTTTGGGTTAgttcccccaccaccaccaccgtgGTATTCCCAGATAACCTGCATGCCAGGATGGGTTAGGTGTGTCAGCTTCCAAAAGAGCGTCTACTTCATAGCTGCTGTACATCTATTGGATGCCAAAATCTTCAGCATGAACACACTGTtgggagagcaggagctgctttcAGACACATCAGCCTGTAGGGCACCATCCCTTCCTGGTGCTGAGCCAAGAGCAGGTGAGCTGGTCCAGCAAAGCCTAGAGCTTGGCACTTCTGGCTTTATGGAGGTTCACTGTGGCCTCCAACAGATGTTTGCCTGTTGGGACAGCTCCTGCACTTCATGGTCAGGGAATGCAAAAAAGCAGGATGAACCCATGTTTTTTCCACTCCTTAGTCTGGCTGCCAAGTCCAGGCCCCAGTGAAGCAACAGTGATTTACAGCAGCTGGCACAAGTGATGGCAATGGCCCTGTTTCTGTCTGGGTTTTTCCTGTATTCTGAAGAGCAGCCCCTGCTAGGTAATGTCAGGGACACAGTCCTACTAACCTGAAATGGCATTTTATTTGCTGCCTCCTTAGAATACATTCACAGGCACATCTCAAATGTTAAAAGGTCATGTAAGTTTAAACAACAACGCACAGTGAAGTAACACTTGGGTCACCAAGCCACTGGAAAATGAGATGAAGTAGGGCTGTTGGATCATGCTGTCTTTAGCAGACATCAACAGATTGTTCAGTAGTGTCCTAATAATATATTGCATTTTAGCATCAGTATGTATACTTTAACAGGATTCTTCGGGCAAGATGCagttaaaaataagaagtaCCCTACAGACTAAACCACAAATACTAGGTGaactggaaacattttccaGGTGACTACTGGAACATTTTAGAAATGTGAGACAGTTTCTGAACAATAGGCCACATGGGACTCACTACGTCCACCACCACTGAAACTCCTTTGTCTTTGGTGAAATGTAGCAATGTTTTAATGAGATCTAGTAATACCaagctatttatttttgccttttaactCTGCAGACTTTAAAGGGCAAAATCTTCCTATTCGTATcacattcctttttctgtgtttcaaatttttcaaataaataattatttataggGAAAAGAAGTAGGTTAATGTTATGCACTGACTGGCAAGATTACAAATTCAGCCCTGGATGATGGAAACTCCTGATGTCATTTAACATGTGACATTTCAAACTGTCTGACTTAATGATTTTCAATGCTGATGGATCTGAAATGATCCATTCTGATGGCTCCTGGCTGAAGAAATAGGGACTAGAATGCAGTAGATTAAAAGGCATATGCATATGTGCGTGGATATGCATACATGTATGGCTGTTCAATAAATGTCTGGTGTTGCATTTAACTATTTGCACAGAAGTTGGATACAAGGCTGTTTTTAGGCTGCTGGAGTAGCTGCTTAGACATGTCAGGATCTGATGCCATGTGTCCTAAAAATATCTTGGGATCTTTTGTCCATCTGCCAGCATGAAAGTGCTGGGTGCAGTGCTGGAGGTTGGGATCCCCTGAGGGGAAAGTAGATAAGCCTCTGTTCCAGTGTCCTGTTAGGTATAATGCCAGAAAATCTAAATTGTCAACCTTGTCCTAGGTGTGTACGTGTAgtgctttgcttattttatggttgagcttgctttttttactaatatttttgtaaatgcgCTGTGTTCAACAGTTCACACTTTTTTCTGGAGATTGATGGTTTTGAAAGCAATGCAACTCCAAATAATACGTCTCCCCCTGTGTTTTCAAAACCAATGGATTCAAATATTCGTCCATGGTAAGTTATAGATGTATGTGCAATAGTCATATTGcaaatatatcttttttcttttcagcagcaacTCCTTATTTCTCCTTAGACTTCAGAGCTAAAATGTCACATGGTTTTTCATAGCTTTTGGTCACTTCAAAGACAGAAGTCTATTGGAGGTCAGTTGTTGCTAGATGATTTCTCTTTATCTACTGCTGTCATTTACACTGAATCAATCCGGCCTTAGATTTGAATAAATTTAGAATCAgtccagtctttttttttaattttagcctCTTATTTATGATACATTAGGACAAACTCCACACATCcatttgtgtattttctgctgtgtgaaGACCACAGCTTAATTTAGCAAACCCACCCTATTCCCAGCTGtgtgctgatctcctctcttTATTGCTCATTAACAATCAACATGGAGATGCTAAGTTTGAAATATTCAAAGGCAATGATTTATGCTGAATGAATGGAGAAAAATTATGACTGGGAAGAAtgcacttaattttaaaaaaatatgtgaggTACTAACAGCCAATAACTATATGGAAAATATGCATCAAATCTAACATAAATATGTATCAAATCTAGCATAAGCCCAGAGCGGTCAAATGTTCTTGTGCCTCATGGATGTCTTGTCAGCTTTTAGGAATTAGCTGACAGTCCCGTTTTGGTTTCAGAGGAGAAGTATTCAAATTTCTCCCTCTCATTCAGGGACTTACCTGCACAAGACACACATACGCTTTGTCACCAGATTCCTCACGGTTTTCTGCAGAGAAGTGACAGACTGAATAAGAATGGACTTTGAGCTACCAGCTTTATTTCAAAGGGAAGGGAATATCTGCAGAGCAACGCTAAATCCTTGCGTCACTGTCCATATGTCTGTTTTCTCAATAACCAATAGTTCAGGCTCCCTAAGTTATTAACCTGAGGCAGTTTATCAAATCTAAACcttatagaaaacaaaaatacaagtaagaaaactcataataaattattttaagtcaGATCTGCTTTTAGGAATGTCTGGAAATGATGTACAGTGATTACAAAACACCAATGCCACTGAAATCCTTTAAATTTATTACCTAAATACTTATTTAGGGCCCAGTCCTCAATTTCTGTTAGCTGAAGTTTCCATTCAAGTcagctgcaaaatgcttttgagTTGCCTACAGTGTACTGTGTAGTAAATCTTTAGGTAAATCACTTCCATTGTGTGTTTGCAACCTAAACGCTGTTACTGATTTAGCACTTGGTTTGTGGCAGATGACAAATTAGGCACGTGAAAAGGAAAAGTGTAAGCCTGAACCATTCAGGATAATGCATAAAAAGCAgtgatcattaaaaaaatgaaaaaacttcCCACAGTTTCATGATCTGTAACAGTAGAACACAAAACAGGTTGCTTTCctagtgatttttaaaaatataataaaatccTGTGGATCTCTTCATTTTTAGCACTCACTTTAAAATTCACAGGGGAGATAAAAATGATAGAATTAAAAAGCACAATGTCAAATGTGACTAATTTCAGCTCTACTGTAGATACTGCTTCCTAGTATTGGCTGATTCTTCATGCAGTTTGCTAAAATGTCTTCCAGTATCTTCCTGACTTAGCACTtaggcttttctgttttctatagTGCATCTGCAAATGGAGAAGATATGGACTCCCCACAGTCTCTTCAGGATGATGCAACTGAATATAGCCCCAATGTAGACAGCTGTTGGTGAGTGGAGACATGACGTATTTCTTAATACATTTTTGATGGATTAAGTCTATGGTAGCGTAGATATCAACTATGCCATGTTTTAGAAATAAGTTCATATATTTCTGATTCTTCAGgaattaaattttgaaatagACAACTCTAACCTCTGCTTTTCTCAAATCTCAAATTTAGTGTGAGGATTCTTCATTGATGATGTCTGTTTCCTAGACGACAACACAGAACCGAAACACCATGCACAACTAGGCATGAGCTAGGAATATTTCTGATAGGGGGAAAATATTAAATCATTCTTATTCCACAATAATGCATGATTAGGAACGCTGTGTAAGAACATATGAGGTTaaaatttttctgctgtgagaGAGATGGGTGCAGCTGGAGATGCAGCATCAGGTGACTTCAgacactgaagtcagtgagtTGTGGACAGATAGAGAAGCAGACAAGTATTTCTTAGCCTTTGTTCTAGGAGAATggataaactggaaaaaatgcaaaacaaaaaactcgggaaaatgtacatttttattataaaactcCTTCTCAATAGCCACTTACCTGCAAATAAGCAATCTGCAGAAACATTCTGACATCCATGCCAAGATATATATGGAAGCAGGGCAAGTATAGGTAGTCTGGGGCAAGtagttgtatttatttttcctcttacatagaaaataaaacacagtaaatTTAATCAGCAgcttcattattatttcttacaATTCAGTGCCAACATATCACAAGGACCTGAGCAGACTAGTGCCCggaagaagctgaaaagatACATATTTCGGGCAGTATCTGAGGGGAATATAGAAGAGTTGCAATGTCTGCTCGCAGAGCTAAAGGAACGATCAAATGCGTGTACAAACATGACTGTGCCAGGTAAGCTGTGGAGTTACCTGAAGGATTGTTAGCCCTTCTGGCAGCATATGTTTAGTCTTAAGCTGGGAAATATGTCTGTGCAGCAGCTACTTGCCTGTGAATTTGTGgtcattttttttgcaatgtaATGTATGCCACATTTCCTATTTCAAAGTGAAAGCCTAAGGTATTCCATCAGGCACCACCTTGCTGCCTCTGAAGCAACACTGGAGAGTATTTGTCTCCTAATTATGACACATGGAGGGTCTACCTGCACTGTATTTCTGTAGCCATACTTAAGCTAGTCTTCTGCAGCATAAGCTGATGTCTCTATTTAAACTGCAGTATAGACAGGGCTTGTGATGTGTGCAGCAGATGTGTAGAATGGGCAAAGAAGTTATGAAAGAGTTCTGGGTCTGTCTAGAGTTAATGTGGCAGTGGGAtgtccaaaagaaaaaccaggTGCATTGGCTACCTTATTAATTGGTACATTTCTGAATGCATCGTCTCACAAAGTATAAGTAGCTCAAATACAAAGTAAATAGGATGGCGTAATTCTTTGGCAAATAGTTTATGTTCATATATATCCCTCAGGTTCCACCCCTAATAAACAAAAGTTTAGAATTCTTTTCCATCCACTTTAATAAATAATGATGATTAATCTCAAAATTCACTCTTGTAGATTATCTGATGAAAAAATTCACAGCTTCAGATACTGGCAAAACTTGTCTGATGAAAGCTCTGTTGAACATCAACGAAAACACAAATCAGATAGTGAATGCACTACTGtcttttgcagaagaaaatggtattttggaGAGATTTATCAATGCAGCATACACAGAAGAGGCATATAAAGGTATTGCCATCTGATACCAACTGCAGGTATATTGTTAAATACACCATCCATAAGagtaatgttttcttcaaacatTCTAATGATGGTTTAAATTCCTAAAACAACTTTTATTCTTTATCACTGGTGCTATCCATTGTAAAAAACATCATTAATGTTTCATAATGTGCTCAAGAGAGTCAACGCTAAATACTCATGTCTGTTGTTTCAGGCCAGACAGCTCTAAATATTGCCATTGAAAGAAGACAATATGAAATAACTCAGAGCCTTATAGAAAAAGGAGCTGATGTCAATGCTCACGCCCAGGGTATTTTCTTTAATCCCAAACATAAGCATGAAGGCTTTTATTTTGGTAAGTGGACATGTGATCTCTCTGGAAAAGTTAGGAAGGAATACCCAAACAATTAAGACTGTATGAAAGATAGGCAAGTGTGAATCATTACTGTAGCTAAACCTCATGTCACAAGATACAAAATGGCATAGTACTGTTAGTAAAATTAACATGCTGGTGTGCAATGTTACAAACACTcagaaaaaactgtaaaatacaaaaaaaaaatcataaatgctggaattttaataaaatgcaacatttgATTTTGAAGATTGTATCCAATTAATGCTCTATGCAAATTAagcttttataaaacaaaagctAATTCAATTAATATGTAAATGTGATTTCATATATTAAGATGCTTAACACAGTCACTTTTTTATAGTGTGATTTGAATGCTTGTAATAAAACATGAACACATGTTGCGTTTTATAATTTTGTAGGTGAAACTGCACTGGCGTTAGCTGCATGTACTAATCAACCAGACATAATTCAACTGTTAATGGACAATACCAGGACTAATATTACCTCTCAGGATTCCAGAGGAAACAATATCCTCCATGCATTAGTTACTGTGGCAGAAGACTTTAAAACCCAGAATGACTTTGTAATCAGAATGTACGATATGATTTTGTTGAAAAGTAAAGACAGAAATTTAGAAACAACAAAGAATAAAGAGGGTCTGACACCACTACAATTAGCTGCAAAAACTGGGAAATTAGAGGTGGGTATTATTTCAGTAGCCTCTAAGAGGAATTAAGTATGGGGAAAGAGTCAAGGCCAACTACGTACTCAGTGCTCTGATACATAGTTTTCTATGCTGGTGATGCTTGTACTATGTTCAAAATACAAGCAAATGTTTCTATTGCAATGTTGCTTTTACCCTTCAAGGTTTCCTCTCTAACAACCCCTCTCTGTACAAAATACACatgctgtttaaaaacagcCTTGCTAACCCTTCTCTTGTACCGAAACTCAGAAATTCTGCACTTGTTGCAATACTACACTTATACAATATACGGTCTTTGAATAAATTCAGAAAGCTCACTAGAACTGCTGTTATGCTACTGTAGAATCTGGCTCTGATAAATCAACTGTATTGTGGTAAAGAATTGACAATGAGATAATTTAAAAGGTAATTCAGTTAAAGGGAGATATAAAGGTGAATGCATGGAAAATTGTGCTTTCATCCTTTAGAATAACATCTCTGACAGAAAATCTGGAGGCCTTAAAAGCACTGTATTTCTTAGAGATCTGTCATCTCTAACACTGCTTACTGAATAACAGAATTACAAATACATTGATTTGCACTACCATAGAATGTGATAGTTAAAAGGTAGCTGTTTTGACATGCGTTTgtgttctttctcctttcacatGAAGAACACATCTGCTTACAAATGATTCTGTTAATGTTTTAGATTCTGAAATACATCCTGAGCAGAGAGATAAGAGATAAGCCTAACAGGAGCCTGTCAAGAAAATTCACAGACTGGGCTTATGGTCCTGTTCAATCTTCTCTCTATGATCTGACAGAACTAGATACCACCACAGACAATTCAGTACTGGAAATTATTGTCTATAATACGAATATTGGTGTAAGTAACCTAattctaatatatatatatatatatatatatatatatatgtttccTGGCAGTACACTCATTTCAGATGTGTTAGCCTATACATTGGACTGAATTACTTCTAAAAGAGTAAACAGTAAGTTTTGGTTCTCGGTTTTTCTATCAGGAGTAAGATGAATTTTATATGTCTGTAGATTGTCAACCATCAGCAAATATGCATTCAGCTCCTGAAACACATGCTAAGCATTTTggaattgggtttttttcctgcatttgaaGCATTAATTTGCCTTGCATGGGAACACAAATATGTCCCAGCTGGTCAGACCAAAGCTAATGTCTCATCTCCACAGAGTAGCCACTAGCAGCTGCCCAAAATAGTGCATGAGAACAGggcaagcaaacagaaatacaagaatATTCTGCCTAAAGTTATAAACTTTACTTAACAGGTACGTATTTTAGGTGTTTAGGAATGTTAGCTTTTCAAAGCCAGAATTTTACATTTGCTAAATTCATATACTGCCATAAAACACTCATAGGAAGCAAGACCAGATGTTCGCATTACTGTTTTAGCTCAATCATAATTTACTGGAGTATGGCAGGTTATCTCAGCATAGGTCAGAGTTGTCCCATTGTATCTTCTTAGATTAGGGTCTGACATATGTTTGAGCACATCTAGATGCATTTCTAGATCTGCAGGGACAGATACTGAATGAAATCCACAACACATGCCTGAAATTATCTCACTTTCCTTACAGGTGGCAAGTTCaaatctttattattatttttttgacaGAATCGTCATGAAATGCTGACTTTGGAGCCCCTGAATTCACTCCTGCgaatgaaatggaagaaatttgCACGACACATGTTTTTTATGTCatgctgtttttatttcctataCAATGTAACATTAACATTAGTTTCCTACCACAGGCctaatgaaaatgaagtgaGTACAGCAACAGAGTCCTACCAGATTTTACTGATTTAAAATGGAATACAGTTTTCtgaattgtatttaaaatgctaaaCCAAAACCAGCTATCAGAATATTTGGCTGTAGTGAGATCAGGTTCTCCCACATTAGGTATTCGTATCtggaaggaagaagagcagTAGTAGAGAAGATaattgtatttgcattttgtgaAAGTGAcccaaaatacaaatatgtaaTAAAAAGACAGGCAGttacatttctgaaagtgtgaagaagctattttgtttttattttaagatagaAACTTCTCTGTTAGTTCAAATTTACGTGTTAGGGGGCTGATTCTGTAAAtccactgggaagaaaaatctcactaaaaggaaagaaattgtgTAGATAGAGAGCTACATACGTGAGGCTTCCTGTTACTTTGCCTTTTACACTTCAGGTA comes from Falco naumanni isolate bFalNau1 chromosome 1, bFalNau1.pat, whole genome shotgun sequence and encodes:
- the TRPV3 gene encoding transient receptor potential cation channel subfamily V member 3, giving the protein MIKDNNEIIPLMGKKTNPSGIPPSNQQEKKPTESTPTKKSSHFFLEIDGFESNATPNNTSPPVFSKPMDSNIRPCASANGEDMDSPQSLQDDATEYSPNVDSCCANISQGPEQTSARKKLKRYIFRAVSEGNIEELQCLLAELKERSNACTNMTVPDYLMKKFTASDTGKTCLMKALLNINENTNQIVNALLSFAEENGILERFINAAYTEEAYKGQTALNIAIERRQYEITQSLIEKGADVNAHAQGIFFNPKHKHEGFYFGETALALAACTNQPDIIQLLMDNTRTNITSQDSRGNNILHALVTVAEDFKTQNDFVIRMYDMILLKSKDRNLETTKNKEGLTPLQLAAKTGKLEILKYILSREIRDKPNRSLSRKFTDWAYGPVQSSLYDLTELDTTTDNSVLEIIVYNTNIGNRHEMLTLEPLNSLLRMKWKKFARHMFFMSCCFYFLYNVTLTLVSYHRPNENEAPPYPLALTRGVGWLQLSGQVMVMLGAIFLAIKESVAIFLLRPSDLQSILSDAWFHFAFFIQALLVIFSVFLYLFSYKEHLVCLVLAMALGWANMLYFTRGFQSMGIYSVMIQKVILQDVIKFLVVYIVFLLGFGVALAALIETCQDGSECHSNSSLGPVLMDLFKLTLGLGDLEIQQNSKYPVLFLLLLITYVVLTFVLLLNMLIALMGETVEDISKESEHIWKLQRARTILEFEKFLPKCLRKRFQLGERCKVAENDTRVCLRINEVKWTEWKTHVSFINEDPGPTDPSKIQDNSRTNSKNTLNTFEETDDLPETSV